A single Temnothorax longispinosus isolate EJ_2023e unplaced genomic scaffold, Tlon_JGU_v1 HiC_scaffold_23, whole genome shotgun sequence DNA region contains:
- the LOC139823966 gene encoding uncharacterized protein — MLLLPKLTSVLPQQPVIRQDWPHILGLTLADPRYDQPASVDAILGADAYGRLIQDGFRPGPLGAPSAQSTLLGWVLMGHATNPTADPERAGVVVHHASVSCSDLDQSLQRFWEMEELSKKAPSPKDLHCEVLFAATHTRDASGQYTVRLPKREDTGRQLTPNRAEALRMLLSLERRLMRDTRLWDQYTALMADYLSLGHMAAVPDAEIDRPEAHYLPHHAVFKGSDLGGKIRGFQRFL, encoded by the coding sequence ATGCTCCTGTTGCCCAAGTTGACGTCGGTCCTCCCGCAACAACCAGTGATTCGGCAAGACTGGCCCCACATACTCGGGCTGACGCTCGCGGATCCGCGCTACGACCAGCCAGCATCAGTGGACGCGATCCTAGGAGCAGATGCCTATGGGAGGCTAATCCAGGACGGCTTCAGGCCGGGCCCCCTAGGGGCGCCTTCAGCTCAGTCAACATTGCTGGGCTGGGTCCTCATGGGCCACGCAACGAACCCCACTGCTGACCCAGAGCGCGCCGGCGTCGTCGTGCATCACGCTTCGGTCTCGTGCAGTGACCTCGACCAGTCGCTCCAGCGGTTCTGGGAGATGGAAGAGCTGTCTAAGAAGGCTCCCTCGCCCAAAGATCTCCACTGCGAGGTGTTGTTTGCGGCTACGCATACTCGCGACGCGAGCGGCCAATACACCGTCCGGCTTCCGAAACGCGAGGACACCGGGAGGCAGTTAACCCCTAACCGCGCTGAGGCGCTCCGCATGCTGCTCAGCTTGGAGCGTCGGCTGATGCGTGACACTCGACTATGGGATCAATACACGGCGTTAATGGCCGACTACCTGAGCCTAGGCCATATGGCGGCGGTCCCGGATGCGGAGATTGACCGTCCCGAGGCCCACTACCTGCCGCATCACGCGGTCTTTAAGGGCTCGGATCTAGGAGGCAAAATTCGCGGTTTTCAACGCTTCCTTTAG